The following are from one region of the Armigeres subalbatus isolate Guangzhou_Male unplaced genomic scaffold, GZ_Asu_2 Contig1112, whole genome shotgun sequence genome:
- the LOC134202250 gene encoding bystin-like has translation MGKSKAHRIKGLTGPKMSLGDQMNEGRVSKKPKAPKIRLRAEEEDFVDSRATKKILQQARKQQAELNILGDSFGPSLAESVAAANASGKRRHRLGDAASSDESDEEYREEADVDGQDFFDDIKMNAEDERALEMFQNK, from the coding sequence ATGGGAAAGTCCAAAGCACACCGCATTAAAGGCCTTACAGGTCCAAAAATGTCGCTCGGAGATCAGATGAACGAGGGCCGGGTCTCGAAGAAACCGAAGGCACCCAAGATTCGACTGCGCGCCGAAGAAGAGGATTTTGTCGATTCGCGAGCCACGAAAAAGATTCTCCAACAAGCCCGCAAACAGCAGGCGGAGCTTAACATACTGGGCGATTCGTTTGGACCATCCCTGGCCGAGTCCGTCGCCGCTGCCAATGCTTCCGGAAAGAGACGGCACCGGCTGGGTGATGCGGCTTCATCAGACGAATCGGATGAGGAATACCGTGAGGAAGCCGACGTCGACGGACAGGACTTCTTCGACGATATCAAGATGAATGCGGAAGACGAGCGGGCGCTGGAGATGTTTCAGAACAAGTAA